A segment of the Leptospira saintgironsiae genome:
TCTCTTAGACTCCTCTTTAAAAAACGAGATACTCTTTTTACTCAAGACTATAGTTACTCTGGAATTATCTTCCTTTAAAACGAGTTTATTCGGAGGAGGTAGAAAATCCTCAACAGTCTTAGAAGATCTAATTGAAGATGATATAGATGCTGATGCATCAGTGTATTTTATTTTCTTTTTCATAAACTTTCTTACCTTGCCTCCAATAACCTGCCCCAAAGATTCGAATCTTATTATTTCTGACAGTAAATCTTACCGTTGATACATATGAATCAATTAGACCAAAGCAGTAATATCTCTTTTCAGAATCAGAAGAATGGGTAACATCTAAAGTAATAATCCTATTTGGATCCAAAAATGCCTTTTGAGCTTCAAAGAAATCAATTC
Coding sequences within it:
- a CDS encoding BrnT family toxin; the protein is MEFEWDPAKNDENLRKHGIDFFEAQKAFLDPNRIITLDVTHSSDSEKRYYCFGLIDSYVSTVRFTVRNNKIRIFGAGYWRQGKKVYEKENKIH